aaaaattatacaaaagaATTTATAGTACCTTCTTGCCTTCCCATAGTTGTTTGATGTTGCTACCCACCAAGATCAATTCAACAAGTCGGTCGGGTTGAAAACTTGATGGAAAATAAATGAAAGGATAGACATTCCATTCAACATATCTCAATTGATTAGAAAGATTGGTGAGGCTTCCTAAAACCTTAACATCATCCTTGAGTATGAGTAATCTAAGACGACTCATATTCGACAATGCCTCTGCCATCAATATTTCTGTATCTCCTTCCAAAACTATGGCTTCAACATTCTTTTCCTAAAGCATTGCAAGaggtaaaaaaaacttaattaagtttcaatatatatatggatTTTGCTAACGAGTGCTCCGAGAATACTGAGGCCACTCTTTAAACATTCAATTTATCTGGAGCACTCGttagcaatatatatatatatatatatatatatatatatatatatatatatatatatatatatatatatataataattcataaaaatgcTTTACCATATTCTCTGACATAACATCGTAGCAATATTTATGGAGCCACAATCTACTCCACTTTCTTGCCTCtttctttgaattttcttgAACAATCTTTCTTCCTAGCTCTTTCAACATACCATGCATTTCAATTTTACTTTCATCTGAAATGCTTACGAGTGATTTATCAACAAGAACTCTTAATCCAATATCAGGGTGAAATCCACaacaatttaaaacatttttgacatatttttcttctttcccgTCGAAAAAACAAGCAATATCAAGAAATATTTGTAATTCCACTTTCTCTAGCCCATAAATACTTAACTGAAGTGCATTCATAATATCTTTgtttggattttctttcaatctaATCAATGCACTTCTCCATTCAGAGATAGTTCGATCAAACAAAAATGAACCTAACACTTTAATCGCTAATGGTAAGCCATCAACGATATTAAGTATATCATGTGTCAACTCCTTATAACGAACACTCTTAATATTATCAAGTTTGAAAGCTTTTCGACAAAATAATTGAAGAGAGTTCATGTCATTCAAGGTTTGAACTTTGTAAAGTGCGTCCACTTCATACTCTTTCAAGATATGAGAATCTCTGCACACTATAATGATTCTACTCCCTTCACCTAAAACTTTAGGATACAAGGCTAGTTTCTCCAATTGTTCACTTTGATCAACATTATCAAAAACTATAAGAGCCTTAAGATGACGTAGCCTACTTTGTATCAAATTAGTTCCGTCATAATGATTGTATATTTGTTTGTGTTCTTCACCAAGAGTTTGATGTAGAATTTGCTTTTGTACACCAAGTGGACcgtaatatttaaaaaattggcTCACATCGTCAATAAAACAACCTGCATTGAATTGATGAGAGATTTTGCCATATAAAAGAGAAGCAATAGTCGTCTTCCCTACTCCACCCATCCCACAAATTCCAACAGCCCGAACATCACTAATCGAGTTCAAAAGTAAGCACTTTTCCAATTCTGCTATAGGAGTAAGGGTTCCTACTAAATCATTTGCAAGACAAGAAAACTTGTAACCAAACCTTCTTATTATCTCTTGAACAATCTTTTCAATCTCTTCATATTGTGGCCTGAAAGTTCAAAAGAGGAAGCCAAGATGTAAAAGACAACTCTAGCTAGATATATAATGTCAAAGCCTCAAATTAATAACTATAAGCATATGCAAGGAGCAATGCTTGCTTGGTCACAACCAGTTGTGTTGCCAATACCTTGAGGTAAGGGTTCAAATGCATGAACCAACCACAATTATTAAGACCATAAATATTAGAGAAGATGACTTACATATTACGCATATGCCATCCAGCGAGATTGGCCACTTTAGCCAAAGCAACCCTCCATCTTTGCACGAGCTCTGGGTCGTGATAATTTTCATGTTCGGCAAGAGCTTCAACATAATATCCTGTTTCTAATCGCACCACAGATGGATCAACATCATAGAAAACAGGTAGAACACCTTTTCCCGATCGTTGTTCACATTGAATGATATTTTCTAATTCTTGCAAGCACCAAGTTGAAGAAGCATAGTTTTCAGAGAATACTATAACGTAAATCTTAGAGCTTTCAATTGCGCGAAGAAGCTCAGGTGCTATAGATTTACCTCTAATGAGAGCTGTATCATCTCTAAATGCAAGAATGCCTTTTCTTCGGAGGGCACCAAAAAGATGATCGGTGAAACTATGGCGTGTGTCTTTACCTCTAAAGCTAACAAACACATCATAATCATTAGTATTTGGCAATGTGTTCATAGCAGAAGAGAAGTTGTTGCATCTACTTTCAATGGTACTATCGTTGCTGCTTGAAGCCATTTGATTGGAATAAGCTAAATTATTATTAGAGATTATGGTTTGATGTGTAGATTAGATTACTACTGATACGTACCAATTAACTACTAATAAGTAGTATTATCgtactaataatatataagcaACTTCTGTAAATATTTAACTcagtatatttatttaaatgataaatgACAACTAAGAAGCCACAAATGACAACGTTACCACGAAGTGCAGGAAGTTGGAACAGAGAAAATCACTTGTCGACCATTACTTACTAACTAgcatattaattattaatccaATCATGAACTTGTTTTGATATGTCAAATGTAAATTAAAGATGCAAATTAAAGCCTCAAAGGTTTTGTTTTGAGTGAAGATGATGTCTAACCAATCATTGGTTGGTTCAGTAGTGATTAAAACGCTGGACTTAATAGAGAAGACCGAAGTTCGATCTCCTGCAACTATGATCGgaaggggctgaaaccacttgatgctgaCACCAAATTAGATGTGATGTCTCAACTCATTAATGTGTTAATTCAATATGCAATAAAGCTCCCCTTcaatattgacaaaaaaaaaagctcccCTTCAATGTACAAAAAAAGAAAGCTCCCTTTCATGGCTCAAGTGGTATTAGAGTCTGGTTTTACTTGCTGGAGAAGCAGAAGAGACCCCTGGTATTGCAGAATAGACCCCTCATTgatgaaaatatatatgttattgttgtttttcaatGTAGAAAATCGTTTTTGAAAATTGTCACCGAAGAAATTATTGGTTGAGTCACAAATTAGGTCACTTTCTATAAATTGTTTCGCGGCACTGTCCAAATTTGACACGATCAactgttggaatattttatgatatattccaataatattatgtgggcaaatatctttatataattatattagctatttataaATTAGGAGcattaattgattaagtgatcaaataaagttaaaaggttaattagatttctatttagaattaattaattaattggatatgagctcaatatgagtggatgtcaggatgacccatttcggaataatgagaaccctaattggccatcacactatatataggctatgatCCTCAATATACCGAACACACTGCATGTCgcctcttctccccatctgaagagtgCTTGGGGCATAAGGAGTcccggttgaggaagaaccacaagccaacggATACTCGTCGTCCGTCTCTCTCTGTTTCAGGATTGCTACCGAGAGAATTGTGCGGTTAgttcatctaatggattcaatcatccaggtattcctaataCTAATCCTTGATAAATTtacatgtcgtagatcctgttttatataaTGCTCATGTTTATTAAGCTTTCGCACTAAAGTCAGATTATGGATTTATAATCTTTATTGTTGAGCATGATTTAtatgattaatattaaattaattcgAACATCAACCTCGACATCTCCATGATAAAACAATTTTGATTCACATGTTACCATTTATTACTGCGTTGTAAAAAATCTATCGAGAATTATACCCTCTATGACTATTACGACCACTCTAATATGGCGTGGTGGACAGTCGAATATGAACATGATGATCACTTTAACCGAAAATAAAGAAGAATTAGAAGTGAAGAATTAGAATTAGAAGTTTACATTGCTAAAACGTCAAAAACCGTTGCCTATTCAAATAGGCAACCACAATATAATCCATGGCTGGCAAAGCATTGCATAAACATTTAGGCAACACTTTTGGTGCTTTAAGCAACGCTTTCTAGATTCTCTAAAAGAATTAGAACTCTAACTAAAAgatatgaagatacaatttttatcGGTAAAAACTTATGTATTTGCAtaatctatttttcataagctaaaaaataaatcaatctaAATGAGTtcataaactataagctaattTATTGGTATTgcattttcaaaagaaaaaacttatgGGTCTTGGCAAATAGACCCAATACATGTGTCTGTATATGGATAGATGATCTAATAtaaattaaggaaaatgttaaaggaccaaacttatgtacagttccaTATACACATTTTTTACTGTGTTAGATACATGagggaagttatttttatttaaaaacaattttctttttccaattaaaaaatataaataactacatTTTTATGAGagaaacaggaaaaactgcatctaaagaaatgcatataagttttgtccaatgttaaatagtgcacccGATGCACTAGTTAAATACATAAATTAGGAAATTTTGTCTTAAActcgtgcattcaatgcattgaaagtgtaaaaaattatttttatcaatattaactttatgttttatttctatttttagtatACTTAACAAGTGCACTAggtgcactgtttaacatgatctattaattaattatataaaatattttttttgacacaattatataaaatatttgtgcATATAATTATTGGTTGTTTTATACCAACGTATAATTATTGGTTAAAGAttaactaaaatattttttattagcttTCACCACCGGTTTAATCTAATTTGGGAGTCAACTCTGACATTGAGTGGTTCTGGCCCTATCGATCGTAGTTGCGGAATTAAAATATTCTGATGACCACAACATATCCTAGAGTTTCAATTATTGAGAATGTACTgtacatattttaatttagtcaaAAACTATCAAGTCAATGGCCTTTTTTTTCCCTGATATCAACATTCCAAATAATgttatatcaaaaaaaaaacattccaaataataattaataccaTGATGTTATAtatgcttattaaaaaaaatatattaccatGATGTTATTGGTGCCAATTTTTTAAGTAAGCAACATGCCGTTTCAAGTTTAATACTCCATTCCAAGtcaatgactatttttttttctgcacATCATTGTACTATTTCTTTTAACTAAAGTAATGTACCCGTTCAAGtcaatgactatttttttttttgttacataaacACATCGTGGCCATTTTTCTAATATCaacatttattttcaatatgattaaaaaaatattttctcaataattttacaaatcatcacatattctattattattattattattattaatttttttttttttatttttttttttttcaaatccaaacaatgaaacatTAATCTATTTCATTCGTGTTCATTTCATTCAATCTCATTCCATCAATACAAACATAGTcttagtttatattttttacctTTTCAATTCTCAAAAACTCTTTGTATTGTTGGAACGTTTCAAAGTTGACTTCTGTATTTGGATTCAAATCTCATAAATCGTTATTccgaaaaaaaaaggtcatgtAAAATCattgaaattataaatatatagttgCAGCTTGTTAAGGGTGCCTGCCAATTGTCCATAAGCTGTATAAAGCTAAGATCCATATATATAAACTATGAACTGCAGCCTGTATCTGAATTTTAACGaatttactttaaatttttaagtgAGTTCATGTGTGCCAACTCaactttaaaatatttacatAATTTTCATTCCATGTAAGATTTCTTCACttaaatcaaaattattatcTCTCTCTTTATATTTTTAGATATATGAAACTAATATTTTATAGGATACGAAAGAATTCTCTTAAAAAACAAAGTGTAatatcaatatttaatttttttttggtacatatatttaattatttatataaactataaacatcaaaatttacaaagtatataaattaataaaagataCTAGAAGAAATGGAACGAGTGGACCATGTGAGTTGATTAAAAGAGTTGAATCTCTCAAAATAGACGTGACAAAGCAAAGAAAATCAAGCCagaaaataaaatgatcaataaaataatacatattACTGATACGTGTATTATTAGTTTGGCTTTGTAAAATGgttcttaaagatatttttggttttacattggtcccttaaagaaaaaaaagttcgaataggtcccttaaatataaatctctgttaatcagtttggtctttTCCGTCTGTTTTTTCATACACCGTTAAGTAGTGTACACGTGGCACTGTGGTTGCTTACATGACATACATTATGTGGTAAATCGTGGCTGCTTACATGGCATATATGTGAAAAGTCATTTAAGGGTTTCTgaaaaaaatggacggaaagaaCCAAATTGATTAACGGAGATTTCTTCaaaggacctattcagaccttttttttctttaaggacatATTCAgactattcagaccttttttttctttaaggacatattcagaccttttttttaagggaccaatacaaaaccaaaaatattttcaagggatcattttactaattaagccaaatattagtttttaaagtgATGCAGTGATAGAGGAGTATATAATCAAAAATCCAGGGGTTGAATCTTCCTCTAATACAGTGTGtctctaagttttttttttttttttatcaccagtttaatctgattcagagtcaattctgacatcaagtggttccagtcatctctaatatttttgttttacttttttttcttaataaatctctagcttataaaaaaatattcaatcaatgtgtgtatattttaaataaagtcTTGAAATAGTGGACACACCATCATTCCCAATTCATCATCAATTTATAGCTtaattatcatatcatattgtCCAAAGCTCCTCTTCCTTCAATTATGATAAGATCAACAGGGAGTGACATTTATTGTTACGATGTTTTTCTCAGCTCCAAAAGTTTAGACTCTAATTTCAATTTCACACATAATCTTTTTGCTTCCCTCCAAAAAAAAGGCCTTGTTACATTCAAGGATGACACTTATAAGCTCAACAAAGGTGAAACCATTGCACCAAAACTCCTTCGTGCAATTGAAGCCTCTCGAATTTTTATTGTCATCTTTACAAAGGACTATGCTTCCTCAACATGGTGCTTACGCACTACAAGAAAAAGGAAAAGCAGCGGCAGCTAACTTTGGCAAGCGGCGACGGTTTTGAACTGCCCCTATTTGATTTTGCGGCGGTTTTCCAAGCGTCGCTGTTTTCGGCGTCGCTAGGTCCTTCAGCGGCGGTTTTAGCAACCGCTGGAATAACCGTCGGTACGGTATTTAGCGGCGGTTCTATATGTTTGGCGGCGGTTtttactgaattttttttttaaaaaaatattgaactaaTAGCGGCGGTTCCAAACCGCCgcaaattttaaaatgtttttaaaaaaaaatcccaacaATAAATTGGGTATTTATTTACtcaattctttttcctttatatatatatatatatatatataggaagaTCACTACTGGTTTGTCCAATAAACACTAGCATAACTACTACAAGATACATAAGCATCAACCTCAAAGACTCAATAGCCTTTTGGAACATAAGAACAACGAGAACTATAGTCAATGCTCTCTttgcttacaaaaaaaaagtcaatactCTTAGAAATTGTGTTCTAAAACCTGAAAATCAAGTCATGGTAAAAGTGAAGTTAGATAAATTCTAGAACATCTTGCAGTTAGGACTTAGGATGTGTAAACAAGTAATTTCTACAGAACTAACTATTAGTAAATGCATGGCTCACTAACTCTAATATAATTCatttcttcttaaaaaaaaaaataaataattcatttcatCACAATATAGAGATAAATAGCCATACTGTTGAGGTCACGGAAAAATTGATTGAATATAAATTCCTAAATTGTTATGGTGTGATGCTGGAACACATAGACATACCATTCTCCTAATTCCTAAACATAACCATTTGGCTTTGGCCCTTTAGCATTTCTTCTCTTATCGTCAGCATCGTAATGTACCAAGGCAGCTTCCAAATTCTTATCGTCAACATCGTAATGTATCAAGGCAGCTTCCAAAGCCTGCACACCAAAATATGTACTTTACTTTTAATCCTCCATAAGATGCAACAAACATGGTCAAATGAATTATGTGGAGCTCGCCTGGTGCATTTGATGGACAACAAGGGAAACCGGGTGCCGCAGGTCTGACTGTGCAGATACCTTTATTTCCTAGGATTAAgcaaataaaaataggaacactTAGTTACTACCAATAAAACTAATGATAGTGTCCATATAATGACAGAATAAAACAAACTTCATTCAACTGATGAATACTAGTAGAGGCTTCTACTAAATACATACCTCAAGTTTGGTATCTATTTGTGATATGACATCTTTCAGTCTTCTGGCCTGCATTTTATTGTCAAGTGAACAAGGCTTCAAATAGAATAAAATGCAATTCATAAAATTTCTCAATGAAACTTTTTCAAACTATCTGCAATATACTGGAAATATGATGCATATGGCCACGAATGGCATATAGCagtaagaaaaaatatatatatcaaatgaaATGTTGGTATCAGACACATGATAGGAGGTCAGACACAtgatatgaaataaaaataaaaatagtaagcAGACAATCAAGAGTACCGATATTTTTGACATGCAGGTCAATATGATTCACCCAAAACTAAAATGAAGCTAatgatgtttttgttgttatttcattcattcagttattttttagagaaaaaaacaaGGCTCGTGATTTCATTCGACATGTGGAAAGAAACTAAGCAATTGAAGGCAAACAATGGTTAACTTTTCATTGAATGATTTTTCAGTAGATTCTGCAAAGTTGTCGAAGGCAGAGGCAACAGATCTGAGGAACACCTGATGGCCACTTAGATACTCACAATCTTTCTGTCAAAACCaaaatgcataaataaataCAGTAAGTTTAGAAAAAAGACAAATAATTGCATGAAGGACAACATACGCGCCATTACTAACTTGTACATAAATTCAACTTGATTATTAAGCATAGATTGGCAACTGCGAAGAATCAAACTCTACACCATTTTTTCATAAAGGCCCTCGATGCAAGTCAAGAACCATTTA
This genomic interval from Trifolium pratense cultivar HEN17-A07 linkage group LG6, ARS_RC_1.1, whole genome shotgun sequence contains the following:
- the LOC123891221 gene encoding disease resistance protein RUN1-like; protein product: MASSSNDSTIESRCNNFSSAMNTLPNTNDYDVFVSFRGKDTRHSFTDHLFGALRRKGILAFRDDTALIRGKSIAPELLRAIESSKIYVIVFSENYASSTWCLQELENIIQCEQRSGKGVLPVFYDVDPSVVRLETGYYVEALAEHENYHDPELVQRWRVALAKVANLAGWHMRNMPQYEEIEKIVQEIIRRFGYKFSCLANDLVGTLTPIAELEKCLLLNSISDVRAVGICGMGGVGKTTIASLLYGKISHQFNAGCFIDDVSQFFKYYGPLGVQKQILHQTLGEEHKQIYNHYDGTNLIQSRLRHLKALIVFDNVDQSEQLEKLALYPKVLGEGSRIIIVCRDSHILKEYEVDALYKVQTLNDMNSLQLFCRKAFKLDNIKSVRYKELTHDILNIVDGLPLAIKVLGSFLFDRTISEWRSALIRLKENPNKDIMNALQLSIYGLEKVELQIFLDIACFFDGKEEKYVKNVLNCCGFHPDIGLRVLVDKSLVSISDESKIEMHGMLKELGRKIVQENSKKEARKWSRLWLHKYCYDVMSENMEKNVEAIVLEGDTEILMAEALSNMSRLRLLILKDDVKVLGSLTNLSNQLRYVEWNVYPFIYFPSSFQPDRLVELILVGSNIKQLWEGKKNLPNLRILDLSHSKNLIQMSDFGEAPNLDRLNLEGCVKLMHLDLSIDPIKLVFLNLKNCKSLVCIPNGIFDLNSLENLNICSCSMAFTNPRLSELPSLASLSCLREVDISFCSLSQLTDTIRYLSCLQRLNLGGNNFVTLPSMRELSKLVYLSLEHCKLLESLPDLPLHAAIERNEYLRAGMYIFNCPKLLESEPERCSDITFSWMKQFILANQESFASSHWIEFVIPGIEIPSWFNDQKMATSIRIDPSLIIHNNNVIGIVCCVLFSTGPNDEPSRTKERKAVLHLSFQRGDFVDHYRIQVHTNLIMVRSTHMWLTYFTRESFSNILRDIGNEAADEIRMEVSIVEGEDLNVEVKNCGYLWIFSD